Proteins from one Desmodus rotundus isolate HL8 chromosome 9, HLdesRot8A.1, whole genome shotgun sequence genomic window:
- the LOC112301515 gene encoding olfactory receptor 7A5-like, producing the protein MEPGNGTYVSEFLLLGLSEEAELQPLLFGLFLSMYLITVLGNLLIILAVSSDSHLHTPMYFFLSNLSLVDICFTSTTIPKMLLNIQTQSKVITYLGCITQMYFFILFAGLDNFILTVMAYDRFVAICHPLHYTVLMNRPFCGLLVLVSWIINILHSLLESLMVLDLSFCSDLEIPHFFCELKQVVQLACSDTFPNDMVMYFGAGLLGGGSLTGILYSYSKIVSSICAIPSTQGKYKAFSTSASHILVVSLFYGTGLGVYLGSAGIRHSLSSATASVMYTLVTPMLNPFLYSLRNKDIKRALERFLGR; encoded by the coding sequence ATGGAACCAGGCAATGGTACATATGTTTCAGAGTTTCTTCTCCTGGGACTATCAGAGGAAGCAGAACTACAGCCTCTCCTATTTGGGCTCTTTCTCTccatgtacctgatcactgtgttgggaaacctgctcatcatcctggccgtcagctcagactcccacctccacacacccatgtacttcttcctctccaacctgtcccTGGTAGACATCtgcttcacctccaccaccatcccaaagatgctgttgaacatccagacacagagcaaagTCATCACCTATTTAGGATGTATcactcaaatgtattttttcatactgTTTGCAGGGTTGGATAACTTCATCTTGACTGTCATGGCATATGACCGCTTtgtggccatctgtcaccccCTGCACTACACAGTCCTCATGAACCGCCCCTTCTGTGGCCTGCTGGTTCTGGTGTCCTGGATCATTAATATTCTGCATTCCTTGTTAGAAAGCTTAATGGTGTTGGATCTGTCCTTCTGCTCAGACTTGgaaatcccccactttttctgtgaactcaaaCAGGTGGTCCAACTTGCCTGTTCTGACACCTTTCCTAATGACATGGTGATGTACTTTGGGGCAGGGCTCCTGGGTGGTGGTTCCCTCACTGGGATCCTTTATTCTTACTCTAAGATAGTGTCTTCTATATGTGCAATCCCATCAACTCAGGggaagtataaagcattttccacctcTGCATCTCACATCTTAGTTGTCTCCTTGTTTTATGGTACAGGCCTAGGGGTGTATCTCGGCTCTGCTGGTATCCGCCACTCACTATCAAGTGCAACagcctcagtgatgtacactctggtcacacccatgctgaaccccttcctctacagtctcaggaacaaggacataaagagggccctGGAAAGATTCCTTGGCAGGTAG